In Hermetia illucens chromosome 5, iHerIll2.2.curated.20191125, whole genome shotgun sequence, a single window of DNA contains:
- the LOC119657364 gene encoding uncharacterized protein LOC119657364 codes for MPSGGPVYQPTTVSYENRPSGFLAQTASVSPMKVLKRPLPQIGLLIFALLSIAAGIAMIANGAADYAETEEHKLELSEDGNNIRTAEEVDIGVVVGGVFMTIMGFCLLGLYIKVADWRRNCVCPCVISKKQGLARQLNGNGAAQILALNPSTDPLVSHTQYAPVSELPHRQDDEERRNLMPDNKDCLSSAEESDRMLDPDPRIVLRPTGHVEDV; via the exons ATGCCGTCCGGAGGACCAGTGTACCAGCCAACAACAGTTTCTTATGAGAACCGACCGAGTGGTTTTCTAGCACAGACCGCATCCGTCTCACCAATGAAAGTATTGAAACGACCACTCCCCCAAATAGGACTTTTGATATTTGCACTACTGTCAATAGCCGCGGGGATTGCTATGATTGCGAACGGCGCGGCAGATTATGCTGAAACTGAGGAACATAAATTAGAACTAAGCGAGGATGGTAACAACATTCGAACGGCCGAGGAAGTAGATATTGGAGTAGTTGTGGGAGGTGTTTTCATGACTATTATGGGATTTTGTTTATTAG GACTTTATATCAAAGTAGCAGATTGGCGTCGAAATTGTGTGTGCCCATGCGTTATCAGTAAGAAGCAAGGTCTCGCCCGGCAATTGAATGGTAATGGGGCGGCTCAAATATTGGCTCTCAATCCATCAACAGATCCATTAGTGTCGCATACACAGTATGCTCCCGTATCGGAACTTCCACATCGCCAGGATGATGAGGAGCGTCGAAACTTGATGCCCGACAATAAGGATTG TCTCAGCAGTGCCGAGGAATCCGACCGAATGCTTGATCCCGATCCAAGAATTGTATTACGTCCAACCGGTCATGTTGAAGATGTTTGA